Sequence from the Metopolophium dirhodum isolate CAU chromosome 2, ASM1992520v1, whole genome shotgun sequence genome:
caacaataattcgATTTTGCGCAGGTATAAACGTAAGAGgatgttcaataataataaattataagctgCATACAGCAGAGACAGCCGTTGCAACGTCATGCGGGAGAACACGTGCAAACAACCAAACAAACAACCGCGACGTCCGATTTCGTTAGCACCATTAGAgttatatcattatacttaAAGTGTTTTTTTGATTCTCGGGTTCTGAGAAggtgtgttataaaaaaaaaagagaagaaAAAAGCGGTCAATTTTTTTGTGAAcgatttcatgaaatatttcgaTTTCGTCACAGCTTGCGAATTACGGATGAGTCGgtccacaaatataatattaaacacaacaataaaacaattgaataaCAGTAAACGGTGACTTATTGTGTTTTAAAGCACACAAGAAAGAGAAATTTTACATTTCCGGAAGGCTGGGAAAATGTTCAAAGAAAACTCATATTGGCTGGTCACTAAATCGTTAACGGCAATCTATAACAGTGATGTTACACGGCTACGATATTCATGATAAACGTTTCACTGTTTCAGTAATAGGACGGTAGTGATGCtaataaatgtgttttataCAATTACTGCAGTACAAGGACTGTCTGTCCAacttaaacattaatatacCAAGTAAACTTTGTCTTTCGTTTACGTGCTGTGctttgattttattgttttgtttatttgtagatGTTTGTTTTGATATGGTGGATATTGATCATCGATTGTATGGTggaattcaaaattgtttatggGTAGgtgtcttaaatttaaaattttaatacaataccaTCGCTTTTTTGAAACTATActactataaatactaattactaatacatatatcatgtatagttaatagttatattatacaagttatatacacattttacaaAACATAGGTAAATATTCGCTTAAGACACCACCGACCATCCAAACATTTAATCAACTCATTGCATATAATAATCATCGTAAGGAatgtaattatgatttattattttattaacaaaaaatagataaaaatgtattgtaaagtTAAGTTaggattcatttttaatataataaatttaagtatcaaTGCGTGTGTttatatgttatgtttttttacggtaaaaaaaacttaaaaaagttataagtattttatacatataacctataattattaatcaataaaaataatattttatttattaaaaatgtatttttttaaattttccaataatttacaaaataataaaaatgtagatcTACGCCTGTTTTTTACATGTCCAAAAGTCTATcactaaacaaataatattattttatcgtttacATCTAATTATCATTTGGACTATTCTAAATACCTATTctgtttaatttacattttatttttgtaaacacaAACATTACCATTACAAGCAAATGCTTATAGGTGTTTGTGAAACCACAATACGCTTGAttgtagttaattatttttctaatatgcTCATGTTTTATTGGttccaaaataaacaaatattattattatcattacctaaCAAAATATTTCTTACTTCAGGTTATTAAGTGGTCGAAACCCCTTGTAAACAGttcttatattttgtagtatctTATTCTGTAGCTTTTACAGCCAGATGTTAACATTGATTTAAGTGcactaaaattgaaaaacaaataggCTCGACACCCAGCACAGCACTCAGATCATTGTAAGCCCCGAAGGCTATTAAGAATTAActgttatttaacttaaatatagAACATAGAATGCAAACCCACCTAAACCGTTAATTACGTTTTCTTTGAAACTAAACATCAGGTTACAACAGTGGCTATcgtttttcaaattgtaatagttttaatttgctagatattataatattatatgggtaggtaCACATAAAAATCGACGAATCATAAtgaaatacatacctatatacaaccattcgtaataatatatcattatacttTCAGAAACGAACGGGTGATAATAACAGTTCCGgtgcacataaaaaaaatacaccacACAAAAATGATTTACAAAATCATCGAAAAACCCGTTCACGCGGACACCGTCTCGACGCCGTCCGCGGGTCAAGTCAGCTACCACGAGGAGCCCGCCACGCCCGATGCGCCTCACAGGACACGTGGTAACGGGAACCAGACGGTAACAACGACTTCAAGATACCGCGAACCGACACCCGTTGACCAACGCGGTCGTGGTTATGGTTATGGAGATCGTGGCCATTTGCGTGACGATCCCTCAAAAGGGTCGACCACACACGGTGCCCGCGTTGAAGGCACCCGGCACAAACACTACGGTGACCCCCGCCGACCACGGACCGCACCGCTCCCATGCAAACGGTGCAGCCTTACAACAACTCCAACACCACGTCCACGGTCCACGTTACCCTATCCACGGACACCACGTCAATGACGTATGGTATGGCAAGCAGGCTGGTGAAGGTGTTAAACACATAGGTGATGGTCACAAGCGCGGCCACTCTGTCGAAGTGATGCATGGTCACTTTGGTGACGTGTTGCGCGTGCCGGGTGGTTATGAGCACGGAACCGTGCACTTTAACGACCATAAGCCCGCGCACCTTGGGGACCACAGACACACGCACTTTGGTGATCATCAACACGTACACTTTGGCGACCACAAGCGCGGGAACGTCGGAGATCACATGAACGGCGGGCACTTGGGCCGTCACAATTTTGAGCACTTTGGCGGTCACAGGTTTAATAAGCACTTCGGCGGTGTTGGTCATGGAAATATTGGAAGTGCGTGGCGCACGCATGACACGTCTGGTTCAGGTGTCCGTGGACGAAACCAACACGATCGACCGACTGCACCTCCGGGAGCGTACCAGCATATTGACAACCTGCACAGGAATGTCGCCAAGTTCGGTACCTCCGCACGTGGTCAATACGGCCACAGTGGAGCCGATGCGGATTCGGCCGGCCCAAACGCCGCTTATCGTGAGCTCGATGGTCATGGATCTCCACGGCTACTGCACGATCACAAATTCAGTAACCCCGTTTACGGACACCACAGCAAGGGTGGTTACCAAGTACAGGAAAACGTAGCGGATTTCGATGGCATGACTCCGATCGCGGTCCCACAACCACATCCGGCCACCACTGCACAAGTGTTCCAGGTTGACCACAACTACCCTTCTCCGGCGCCGGGTATCGGCGGCGGTGACACGCTGGACGGGATGTCGTCGGTTTCCGCCATCGCTTCGCCACCAACCGTCGACAACGTTTACTACACGCTCGATCCCGTCGTGCCCTACAACGACGTAGCACTGCAACCGCAGCGTGAACGGTTGCTCGACGGTGGCATGCCGAAAACAAAATAGTCTCAGAACGGTTATAATTAGGCTTAGGGATCACGGTTTCAGCTTATTCTAGCATATCTACGCACTATTTATATATAGCTTTTTCTCTATCTATAttctgcaaaaaaaaattttataaaaatgaaaatgccAATATCTTACCAACATTGTGTAACTTCCACATTATGTTAGGTAGGTACGCTTTTCGCTCCTCGCCACCAATGATTATCTCTATTcacttatgattttatttttattaaaggaTCCATTTTAAAAGATGCATTCATATGGAAacgatataattatacaaagagaaaaaaattaataattataataatatttataaaatacaaatttcagttaactttttattttatttcaggaCATGTTCGGTATGTTTTTGGTGCATGTTTGCGTGTTCTTTTAGAGCTATAAGTTCCTAAgcttagattataataatatatatacacccactactaatacatttaaatgcgTGCAGTGTATGAGTATAACATGATTCACTTAACTGGCTAAACACTCATATttttagtcatattttataGGGAGAGGGTGTAATTGGTCCACATTTTATCGACCTCATTtcttcgtataaaatatttgattatataataatattatattatatttattatattttgtggatATTGGGCTACAAATTAAAAGATATATAGTTTTAAGGGTACCTGGAGATGAGGccacaaataatttatgtataacacaaaaatatatggatatatataacatttattaattacagtacctaaataattattaatatttttttcaattacttaaaaataccattatttttttatataatataacacagatttcacaaattcaaatatgattttttccCTTCttcgtattttttaatttcttcaagAATATCATTCTTTCGAATTGAAATTCGAAGCCTGGCTTTTAATGTTTCTATgattctaattttaatataagcttctACTTGACGTTATCCTGCTTACaggattcaataataataatcatttgaaATAGTGGCTCAATCACCGTGTATAtctgttttaaatgtataatattagtggTAATTATTACCTTATAGGTACTTGTTTtggcttttttaaaaaaagtttcttTATTGTGGCCCAATTCCCTAGCGTCCAATTGTTCTACTGGTCATTCTTCGAAGAATTAGCGAAATTTATCTCCTgctaattatttacatttgatgTTATAAGACATTAATAACTTAGATAAGACTCAAGAAGAACTAAACTTTATCATCCTTATGATTCTAAATTTGTGTATATAGCTAATGTATTCATAACAATTTATGAATTTGGAATTTTGACattgacattttaattcaatattaattctatcatattgtaactataaattatatataatctatacaatatatgaaaaacataaaattatagtaacaCTTATCTGCAATGAagttaattataactaattattgtaGTTCTGAATGGGAAATTGGGAAGGGCTGAgtctattatcatatttttttttttaataattcgcTAAAGTGattcttttgattttttttaataataatttaataataagcaTTAATTAATAGGTTAACCTATGTAGTTTGCTGTAGGCGAGATACGTTAGTCTCAATATTTTAGCTTCAATTACTGTAacacaatattcatattatatcatattatattggatatttaatcataaataggtttaaaaatggttatttgtggttttgtatttaaagtaataattatcataatacaataacatGACCTTGACAAGTAGACCAACGTAAGCCATCAATAATCTAGCatgaaatcgataatatttataCGCGCACTTGTTTAACGGCGTGACAAAACGTCTAGTGCAATATTTGCGTTAAGAATTAAGATTAGATGTATAGTTTGTCTGAGTTCCAGAAAATGTAAGTCCGGAGGTCAGGCACATAGATATTTCGTAATTAAACACTGGACAATAGTActggaatataataaaaaaaactctgatataataataataattattattttaaattttctacaaccaacaataataaaatatgttgtataatatatgtacactgCCTCAGTgccgcgtatattattataaaatgatatgtctatagtgataaaaaatatatcacatttggcgtactgttattattattatacaggtataatatacaacaagaataaaacaaaaatttgtcaCGGCAAAAGAAGTCGTTTTTCTCGAATTACATCtgtatgtgtatgtattttttCTAAAGAAACAATTCGTACACAAACAACGaagcaaatataattatatgatcactattttgtaataaatcGAAGAAATACCCGAGTCAATATAGAGTTTTCTGGTGGAAGTGTGGAGAAAGTACTAATGGTGCAATATTTAGGCGATCTTTAAAATAAGATGTCTCGTATGTACCTACTTCCAAGAGTCTGCAAGTAGTTAAGCTACAACTTTAAATATCAACATGAACAAAGCATgagatgaatacaatttttacaccGAACACCACATACTTaagaaaataacttattttacaaacaaaaaagtataaaagtatttgaaacaaatattaaaccgtataataatatatatatagaataaatatttggtatgtacttgatattattaaattcaaagatttgtttttaactaaagaAACCTCAGTATATTGTgaattataatagataggtgTAGGTACACGCTTTCACAATATTTTGGTATTTGATACTTTTTAATtcgattatacatttttacaaagtgaacaaatgttattgatacaacaaaaatattttgtaataaaagtaCACTTCttggtattattgttattatttaacaaacaaaaaaccaaataaaaacacaaagaatacattttcacatatagcacacttttataattttattattcactaAATTGTATGCCAATactgtttttgtataaaataatataatatctccttaacaaaaagtaaaaattgtattaaaaacgtattagctataataaaaaGAGACCTGGTTGGTATAGGTACTCGTTTGGCTTCACTCGTGCAAGACAGTGCGTTTTATACTGCTTAGATAAgaatttgtattacatttttttttttttgttaataacacTGCATTAcgattttaatgtaaaattacaatgaattataattttgtaatatctttacttaaaaaattataaactaacagCAGTTCAATGACCTTTTCGGTTCTCCGTGCGTATTTATTCTCTAAGTTACCTGCCTACCAGCTAGATCAGGTTAAATTAACCATGAAAGGAATACGGATAATTATCAATCAAttgcaataataaaatgaaGAAAATTGTATATAGGTTATAGTTATCGAGAACAAGATACAATTATAGATACCGCAGTATACCACATTGACAACTCAAGAAA
This genomic interval carries:
- the LOC132938157 gene encoding LOW QUALITY PROTEIN: histidine-rich protein PFHRP-II-like (The sequence of the model RefSeq protein was modified relative to this genomic sequence to represent the inferred CDS: deleted 3 bases in 2 codons), with protein sequence MFVLIWWILIIDCMVEFKIVYGNERVIITVPVHIKKIHHTKMIYKIIEKPVHADTVSTPSAGQVSYHEEPATPDAPHRTRGNGNQTVTTTSRYREPTPVDQRGRGYGYGDRGHLRDDPSKGSTTHGARVEGTRHKHYGDPADHGPHRSHANGAALQQLQHHVHGPRYPIHGHHVNDVWYGKQAGEGVKHIGDGHKRGHSVEVMHGHFGDVLRVPGGYEHGTVHFNDHKPAHLGDHRHTHFGDHQHVHFGDHKRGNVGDHMNGGHLGRHNFEHFGGHRFNKHFGGVGHGNIGSAWRTHDTSGSGVRGRNQHDRPTAPPGAYQHIDNLHRNVAKFGTSARGQYGHSGADADSAGPNAAYRELDGHGSPRLLHDHKFSNPVYGHHSKGGYQVQENVADFDGMTPIAVPQPHPATTAQVFQVDHNYPSPAPGIGGGDTLDGMSSVSAIASPPTVDNVYYTLDPVVPYNDVALQPQREVARRWHAENKIVSERL